The proteins below come from a single Parageobacillus thermoglucosidasius genomic window:
- the cobO gene encoding cob(I)yrinic acid a,c-diamide adenosyltransferase — protein MRLPPHKTKGRVIVYTGDGKGKTTAALGLAIRAAGRGKKAAVIQFIKSPERTYGEQLILQKLGIEMYPMGAGFTWTKTPEAHRRALKAAWELTQEKVLSGMYDLMILDELNNALAIERFPVDDIISVQQVLQLIEKRPPALHLVITGRFAKREIIEAADIVTEMKLVKHDYEQGVTAMEGIEF, from the coding sequence ATGCGGTTGCCACCACATAAAACGAAAGGGCGCGTCATCGTTTATACGGGGGACGGAAAAGGCAAAACGACCGCTGCGCTCGGGTTGGCGATACGGGCGGCAGGGAGAGGAAAAAAAGCCGCCGTCATTCAGTTTATCAAGTCGCCTGAGCGAACGTATGGCGAGCAGCTTATTTTGCAAAAACTTGGCATCGAAATGTATCCAATGGGCGCCGGATTTACATGGACGAAAACGCCGGAAGCGCATCGGCGGGCGCTGAAAGCGGCATGGGAGTTGACGCAGGAAAAAGTGCTTTCCGGCATGTACGACTTAATGATTTTAGATGAGTTGAACAATGCGCTGGCGATTGAACGGTTTCCGGTCGATGATATCATTTCCGTTCAACAAGTGCTTCAATTAATAGAAAAGCGCCCTCCTGCGCTTCATTTAGTGATCACCGGCCGTTTTGCAAAGCGGGAAATAATCGAGGCCGCCGACATTGTTACAGAGATGAAGCTGGTCAAACATGATTATGAGCAAGGCGTTACGGCGATGGAAGGGATTGAGTTTTAG
- a CDS encoding DUF3892 domain-containing protein: protein MSLSQKHQGDIIGFKTSKGYRKALMEVEKGAVAGVHVVTERDGERYNRDLSSNLDQLPLFS, encoded by the coding sequence TTGTCGCTGTCCCAAAAACATCAAGGCGACATCATTGGCTTTAAAACATCCAAAGGGTATCGCAAAGCATTAATGGAAGTGGAAAAAGGGGCGGTTGCCGGTGTCCACGTCGTTACCGAACGTGATGGAGAACGATATAACAGAGATCTCTCCAGCAATCTTGATCAACTTCCTCTATTTTCCTAA
- a CDS encoding bifunctional transcriptional activator/DNA repair enzyme AdaA, with protein sequence MKNKTQQEHEDIPIATKDASETDITDEIWQAIVHNDSSYDDKFFYGVKTTGIFCRPSCKSRPPKKENVRIFQNAQQALSENFRPCKRCKPTGQRLPDEEWVAQIAQFIDTNYREALTLKTLANMCHGSPYHLHRTFKRIKGITPAQYIRQTRISKAVHSLVTSDKTITEIALAVGIPNTAYFITLFKKETGYTPADYRQLISNNINDGGVK encoded by the coding sequence ATGAAGAATAAAACACAGCAAGAACATGAGGATATTCCAATCGCAACCAAGGACGCTAGTGAAACAGATATAACAGATGAAATATGGCAAGCGATCGTGCACAACGATTCGTCCTATGACGATAAATTTTTTTACGGCGTAAAGACTACCGGTATTTTTTGCCGTCCTTCTTGCAAATCCCGTCCCCCAAAAAAGGAAAACGTCCGCATCTTTCAAAATGCGCAACAAGCTCTATCAGAAAATTTCCGACCATGCAAACGATGCAAACCGACCGGACAACGGTTGCCGGATGAAGAATGGGTGGCCCAAATCGCACAATTCATTGACACGAATTACAGGGAAGCTTTAACGCTGAAAACGTTGGCGAATATGTGTCACGGCAGTCCCTATCATTTGCACCGTACGTTTAAACGGATAAAGGGGATCACCCCAGCCCAGTATATCCGGCAAACGAGAATTTCCAAAGCCGTTCATTCTCTTGTCACTTCGGATAAAACTATTACAGAAATTGCCTTGGCAGTAGGCATTCCTAATACAGCATACTTTATCACTTTATTTAAAAAAGAAACAGGTTATACGCCTGCAGATTACCGCCAATTAATTAGCAATAACATAAACGATGGGGGCGTTAAATAA
- a CDS encoding methylated-DNA--[protein]-cysteine S-methyltransferase yields the protein MVSKNNLTVYWTLFVYNQWQMYIAATSKGLCYIGSPNKPFEELANWVTKRFPNSVLAQDDEKLRPYTDELEEYFRGKRKNFLQPLDLYGTPFQLSVWNALRKIPYGHTQSYSEIADYIQKPASVRAVGAAIGANPILIVVPCHRAIGKNGKLTGYRGGLEIKKQLLQLESRSLLMEASPLHA from the coding sequence ATGGTATCAAAAAATAATCTAACGGTTTATTGGACTTTGTTTGTGTATAACCAATGGCAAATGTATATCGCTGCGACATCCAAAGGACTTTGTTACATAGGTTCTCCGAATAAGCCATTTGAAGAGTTAGCCAATTGGGTTACGAAACGCTTTCCGAACAGCGTTTTGGCGCAAGATGATGAGAAATTACGACCTTATACAGACGAATTGGAAGAATATTTCCGGGGGAAGCGCAAGAACTTTTTACAGCCTCTTGATTTATACGGTACACCATTTCAATTATCAGTGTGGAATGCATTGCGCAAAATTCCGTACGGGCACACGCAATCTTACTCGGAAATTGCGGATTATATTCAAAAACCGGCTTCGGTACGTGCCGTCGGAGCTGCTATTGGTGCCAATCCAATTTTAATTGTGGTACCTTGCCATCGTGCGATTGGCAAAAATGGAAAACTGACAGGTTATCGGGGCGGTTTGGAGATAAAGAAACAGCTGCTGCAGCTAGAAAGTAGAAGCTTGCTTATGGAGGCGAGCCCCTTGCATGCCTAA
- a CDS encoding SPL family radical SAM protein, translating to MNVEFFYKYPKTLLNKGTGFLSGYSHSLNPYAGCAFACSYCYVRQMPISVFRKKEWGTWVDIKKEAADLLRKELERAKKKGKVTIFMSSSTDPYQPIEYKEKITRSLLEVMAENQPDFLFVQTRSPLVCRDIDLFLLLKDRVRVSMTIETDREDIRKHFTPYAPPISARLKALQLLANAGVPTQAAIAPVLPSSEEFPETLKKFVDRVCVDDYFMGDGSGGKRTKNLGIFSMYKELGLEKWCDPSAYRIVYDRLKKVFSDEQIYLSQEGFLPSSGIL from the coding sequence GTGAACGTTGAATTTTTTTACAAATACCCAAAAACCCTTCTTAATAAAGGAACAGGATTTCTTTCCGGTTATAGTCATTCTTTGAATCCATATGCTGGTTGTGCATTTGCTTGTTCATACTGCTATGTGCGTCAAATGCCTATTTCGGTGTTTCGTAAGAAGGAATGGGGAACATGGGTAGACATAAAAAAGGAAGCGGCCGATTTGCTGCGCAAAGAGCTGGAGAGAGCAAAAAAGAAAGGGAAAGTGACGATTTTTATGTCATCTAGCACAGACCCTTATCAGCCTATTGAGTATAAGGAGAAAATAACAAGATCCTTGTTGGAAGTAATGGCGGAAAATCAACCGGATTTTTTATTCGTACAGACACGGAGCCCTTTAGTATGTAGAGATATTGATTTATTTCTGCTTTTAAAGGATAGAGTCCGAGTTAGCATGACCATTGAAACAGACAGGGAAGATATACGTAAACATTTTACGCCTTATGCCCCGCCGATTAGCGCTAGATTAAAGGCACTGCAACTTTTGGCCAATGCAGGCGTGCCGACTCAAGCCGCAATCGCCCCTGTATTGCCTAGCAGTGAAGAGTTTCCAGAAACATTAAAGAAATTCGTCGATCGTGTCTGCGTGGATGATTATTTCATGGGAGACGGCAGTGGAGGAAAACGAACCAAAAATTTAGGCATTTTTTCTATGTACAAAGAATTAGGTTTGGAAAAATGGTGTGATCCTTCCGCATATCGCATCGTGTATGACAGGCTAAAAAAGGTATTCTCCGATGAACAAATTTATTTGAGTCAAGAAGGTTTCTTGCCTTCATCGGGGATATTGTGA